One genomic segment of Panicum virgatum strain AP13 chromosome 2N, P.virgatum_v5, whole genome shotgun sequence includes these proteins:
- the LOC120659837 gene encoding putative aldehyde oxidase-like protein isoform X1 — MAAATAAVVERLVFALNGRRYEVAAADVDPSTRLVEFIRTRTPFKGTKLGCGEGGCGACVVLIAKYNPKTDEVTEFNASSCLTLLYSINFCSVITTEGLGNTQDGFHAVQKRMSGFHASQCGFCTPGMCMSIFASLINADKSKRPEPPKGFSKLKVSEAEKAFSGNMCRCTGYRPIVDACRSFASDVDLEDLGLNIFWKRSDKNPDVSELPSYTLGGGVCTFPDFLKSEIKSSLNHLNDVYISASREGWYHPRSIKEYYELINSCLYSDSVKVVVGHTSSGVPGYKDQDLYNKYIDISGIPELSNIVKKESGFEIGAATTISRTIEILKQECESISSPNGCVVFRKLADHMSKVANPFVRNTASIGGNIILAQKYPFPSDIATILLGAGATVCLQVVTERRQITLEEFLEQPPLDPTTLLLSIFIPHWISDYQAETSLLFETYRAAPRPLGNAVSYVNCAFLGLSSVDEQSDTLVLSNLRLAFGAYGTEHAIRAKMVEKFLTGKSLTALVVLGAVRLLRETIVPMEGTSHPEYRVSAAVGFLFSFLSPLAKGIPEPGKALTSGWSDSADTDDVRNLPLSSRRETISNGDYKPVGEPIKKYAVELQASGEAVYVDDIPAPKNCLYGEFIYSTQPLAYVKNIKFKSSLASTKIINVVTAKDIPRGGENIGSSFVFGDEPLFGDPIAEYAGQALGIVIAETQRYADMAAKQVIIEYDTKDLSPPVLTVEQAVENSSYFSIPQEYSPKEVGDFSRGMAEADHKIPAAEVKLASEYYFYMETQTALAIPDEDNTLVVYSSSQYPEFAQRVIARCLGIPFSNVRVITRRVGGGFGGKAFRSFQVATAAALCAYKLRRPVRMYLNRNTDMVMVGGRHPVKACYSVGFKSDGKITALHLDLLINAGISPDASPIIPGTIISSVKKYNWGALSFDIKLCKTNNTSKSVMRAPGDTQGSLIADAIIEHVASVLSVDANSVREKNFHTYDTLQLFYPDNAGEASEYTLHSIFDRLASTSSYLDRAESIKQFNSSNKWWKRGISCVPLIFRAEQKPAPARVSVLNDGSIVVEVGGIEIGQGLWTKVQQMTAFALGQLWENGYEDLLERVRVIQADTLNLIQGGLTAGSTGSEASCAATLQACNMLIGRLKPVLDRLQQQSENVSWDTLISQASKENVYLSASAYWVPDQDSYRYLNYGAGISEVEIDLLTGAITILRGDLVYDCGKSMNPAVDLGQIEGSFIQGIGFFVYEEYVTNSDGLMISNSTWDYKIPSVDIIPKQFNAEVLNTGYHKNRVLSSKACGEPALIAASSVHCALREAIRAARKEFANSTGSGSSPLEFQMDVPAPMTLVKELCGFDIVEKYLESVSACERAAGA, encoded by the exons atggcggcggcgacggcagcggtggtTGAGAGGCTGGTGTTCGCGTTGAACGGGCGGCGGTAcgaggtggccgccgccgacgtggACCCGTCGACGAGGCTGGTGGAGTTCATCCGGACGCGGACGCCGTTCAAGGGCACCAAGCTCGGCTGCGGCGAAG GTGGTTGTGGGGCTTGTGTTGTCCTTATAGCAAAGTATAACCCCAAGACGGATGAAGTGACTGAATTTAACGCAAGTTCATGCCTGACACTTCTTTACAGTATAAATTTCTGTTCAGTTATCACGACTGAGGGTCTGGGGAATACTCAGGATGGCTTTCATGCTGTTCAGAAAAGGATGTCTGGGTTTCATGCCTCTCAGTGTGGCTTCTGCACTCCTGGAATGTGCATGTCTATTTTCGCCTCCCTTATCAATGCTGACAAATCCAAGAGGCCCGAACCACCAAAAGGGTTCTCAAAACTAAAAGTATCAGAAGCAGAAAAAGCCTTCTCAGGGAACATGTGTAGATGCACTGGTTATCGTCCAATTGTTGATGCCTGCAGAAGTTTTGCATCAGATGTTGACTTGGAGGATTTGGGCCTTAATATATTCTGGAAGAGAAGCGATAAGAATCCAGACGTTAGTGAATTGCCAAGTTACACTCTTGGTGGTGGAGTCTGCACTTTCCCAGACTTCCTAAAATCTGAGATAAAATCTTCTCTTAACCATCTGAATGATGTTTATATTTCAGCATCCAGGGAGGGTTGGTATCATCCGAGAAGTATCAAAGAGTATTATGAGCTAATAAATTCTTGTTTATATAGTGACTCTGTCAAAGTGGTTGTTGGGCATACTAGTAGTGGTGTACCCGGATACAAGGATCAAGACCTCTACAATAAGTATATTGACATAAGTGGCATTCCCGAACTTTCAAATATTGTGAAAAAAGAGTCAGGCTTTGAAATTGGAGCTGCTACAACAATTTCTAGGACCATTGAGATACTTAAGCAAGAATGTGAATCTATATCCTCTCCAAATGGCTGTGTAGTTTTCAGAAAACTTGCTGACCACATGAGCAAAGTTGCCAACCCGTTTGTCCGCAACACAGCTAGTATTGGAGGAAACATAATTTTGGCACAAAAATACCCATTTCCCTCAGACATTGCAACCATACTTCTCGGTGCTGGCGCAACTGTTTGTCTTCAGGTTGTTACAGAACGAAGGCAAATTACTTTGGAAGAGTTCCTAGAGCAGCCTCCTTTGGATCCTACTACTTTACTCCTGAGCATATTTATTCCACATTGGATTTCAGATTATCAAGCAGAAACAAGCTTGTTATTTGAAACTTACCGAGCAGCACCTCGTCCTCTTGGCAATGCTGTTTCATATGTAAATTGTGCATTCTTGGGGCTTTCTTCTGTGGATGAACAATCAGATACTCTTGTATTGAGTAATCTGCGCTTGGCTTTTGGTGCATATGGGACAGAACATGCTATAAGAGCCAAGATGGTGGAGAAATTCCTAACTGGTAAATCACTTACTGCATTGGTTGTACTAGGAGCAGTTCGGTTACTTAGAGAAACGATTGTACCAATGGAGGGAACATCACATCCTGAATATAGAGTCAGTGCAGCTGTTGGGTTCCTCTTTAGTTTCCTATCTCCGCTTGCCAAAGGCATCCCAGAGCCTGGAAAAGCTCTGACCAGTGGCTGGTCTGATTCAGCAGATACAGATGATGTACGTAACCTGCCGTTGTCATCACGTCGAGAAACAATTTCCAACGGCGATTATAAACCGGTTGGTGAGCCAATTAAGAAGTATGCCGTTGAACTTCAAGCTTCTG GGGAGGCAgtttatgtggatgatattcCTGCTCCAAAGAATTGCCTCTATGGGGAATTTATTTACAGCACACAACCTCTTGCTTATGTCAAGAATATTAAGTTCAAATCTTCTTTAGCATCAACTAAGATCATCAATGTTGTTACTGCGAAGGATATTCCACGTGGAGGAGAAAATATTGGATCTTCCTTCGTGTTTGGGGATGAGCCATTGTTTGGGGATCCAATTGCTGAGTATGCTGGACAAGCTCTAGGCATTGTG ATTGCAGAAACACAGAGGTATGCTGACATGGCAGCTAAGCAGGTTATTATTGAATATGACACAAAAGATTTGAGTCCACCGGTCTTAACTGTGGAACAAGCTGTGGAAAACAGTAGCTACTTCAGTATTCCCCAAGAATATTCTCCtaaagaagttggtgatttctcgAGGGGCATGGCAGAAGCTGATCACAAGATCCCAGCAGCAGAA GTAAAACTGGCCTCTGAGTACTACTTCTACATGGAAACACAAACAGCACTTGCAATTCCAGATGAGGATAATACCTTGGTAGTCTACAGTTCGTCGCAGTATCCTGAGTTTGCGCAACGTGTCATAGCAAGGTGCCTGGGCATTCCATTCAGTAATGTGCGTGTCATTACAAGAAGGGTTGGAGGAGGCTTTGGAGGAAAGGCATTCAGATCATTCCAA GTCGCAACGGCAGCTGCACTTTGTGCATACAAGCTACGACGTCCTGTCCGAATGTACCTTAATCGCAACACTGATATGGTAATGGTTGGTGGTAGGCACCCAGTGAAAGCTTGTTATTCTGTTGGATTCAAATCTGATGGGAAAATTACAGCCTTGCATCTAGATTTATTAATTAACGCTGGGATATCTCCAGATGCAAGCCCCATTATACCAGGCACTATTATATCTAGTGTCAAGAAATACAACTGGGGTGCTCTGTCATTTGACATCAAACTCTGCAAAACAAATAATACATCTAAATCTGTTATGCGTGCTCCGGGAGACACACAAGGCTCTCTAATTGCTGATGCTATAATTGAACATGTCGCGTCCGTGCTTTCAGTTGATGCTAACAGCGTGAGGGAAAAGAATTTTCACACCTATGATACTCTTCAGCTGTTCTACCCAGACAATGCAGGCGAAGCTTCTGAGTACACATTACATTCAATTTTTGATAGATTGGCATCAACTTCAAGCTACCTTGATCGAGCTGAATCCATAAAGCAGTTTAACAGTAGCAACAAGTGGTGGAAACGCGGCATCTCTTGTGTGCCCCTCATTTTCAGAGCTGAACAGAAGCCAGCTCCAGCACGGGTTTCTGTGCTCAATGATGGCTCCATAGTGGTGGAGGTTGGAGGAATCGAAATCGGGCAAGGACTGTGGACTAAAGTACAACAGATGACGGCCTTTGCTCTAGGACAATTGTGGGAAAATGGGTATGAAGATCTTCTTGAGAGAGTGCGTGTTATACAGGCTGACACTTTGAACTTAATACAAGGTGGACTTACTGCTGGTAGCACTGGATCTGAAGCTAGTTGCGCCGCAACCCTGCAGGCGTGCAATATGCTGATTGGCAGATTAAAGCCAGTCTTGGATAGGCTGCAGCAGCAATCTGAAAATGTCTCATGGGATACTTTGATTTCTCAG GCTTCCAAAGAAAATGTTTATTTATCTGCGAGTGCATACTGGGTACCTGATCAAGATTCTTACAGGTACCTGAACTATGGAGCTGGTATAAGTGAG GTGGAGATTGATCTTCTTACAGGAGCAATTACTATATTAAGGGGTGATCTTGTGTATGACTGTGGAAAGAGCATGAACCCTGCTGTGGACTTAGGCCAG ATTGAAGGTTCCTTTATACAGGGAATTGGCTTCTTCGTATATGAAGAATATGTTACGAACAGTGATGGCTTGATGATTAGCAACAGCACATGGGACTACAAGATCCCAAGCGTCGACATAATCCCAAAGCAGTTTAATGCTGAGGTTCTGAACACTGGATACCATAAGAATCGCGTGCTTTCTTCAAAAG CTTGTGGTGAACCTGCTTTGATTGCTGCCTCATCCGTTCATTGTGCACTGAGAGAAGCTATTAGAGCAGCAAGAAAGGAGTTTGCAAACAGCACTGGATCTGGAAGCTCACCTCTGGAATTCCAGATGGATGTCCCTGCGCCAATGACACTGGTGAAAGAACTATGTGGTTTTGACATCGTGGAGAAGTACTTAGAAAGTGTATCTGCCTGTGAACGTGCAGCTGGGGCGTAA
- the LOC120659837 gene encoding putative aldehyde oxidase-like protein isoform X5: MAAATAAVVERLVFALNGRRYEVAAADVDPSTRLVEFIRTRTPFKGTKLGCGEGGCGACVVLIAKYNPKTDEVTEFNASSCLTLLYSINFCSVITTEGLGNTQDGFHAVQKRMSGFHASQCGFCTPGMCMSIFASLINADKSKRPEPPKGFSKLKVSEAEKAFSGNMCRCTGYRPIVDACRSFASDVDLEDLGLNIFWKRSDKNPDVSELPSYTLGGGVCTFPDFLKSEIKSSLNHLNDVYISASREGWYHPRSIKEYYELINSCLYSDSVKVVVGHTSSGVPGYKDQDLYNKYIDISGIPELSNIVKKESGFEIGAATTISRTIEILKQECESISSPNGCVVFRKLADHMSKVANPFVRNTASIGGNIILAQKYPFPSDIATILLGAGATVCLQVVTERRQITLEEFLEQPPLDPTTLLLSIFIPHWISDYQAETSLLFETYRAAPRPLGNAVSYVNCAFLGLSSVDEQSDTLVLSNLRLAFGAYGTEHAIRAKMVEKFLTGKSLTALVVLGAVRLLRETIVPMEGTSHPEYRVSAAVGFLFSFLSPLAKGIPEPGKALTSGWSDSADTDDVRNLPLSSRRETISNGDYKPVGEPIKKYAVELQASGEAVYVDDIPAPKNCLYGEFIYSTQPLAYVKNIKFKSSLASTKIINVVTAKDIPRGGENIGSSFVFGDEPLFGDPIAEYAGQALGIVIAETQRYADMAAKQVIIEYDTKDLSPPVLTVEQAVENSSYFSIPQEYSPKEVGDFSRGMAEADHKIPAAEVKLASEYYFYMETQTALAIPDEDNTLVVYSSSQYPEFAQRVIARCLGIPFSNVRVITRRVGGGFGGKAFRSFQVATAAALCAYKLRRPVRMYLNRNTDMVMVGGRHPVKACYSVGFKSDGKITALHLDLLINAGISPDASPIIPGTIISSVKKYNWGALSFDIKLCKTNNTSKSVMRAPGDTQGSLIADAIIEHVASVLSVDANSVREKNFHTYDTLQLFYPDNAGEASEYTLHSIFDRLASTSSYLDRAESIKQFNSSNKWWKRGISCVPLIFRAEQKPAPARVSVLNDGSIVVEVGGIEIGQGLWTKVQQMTAFALGQLWENGYEDLLERVRVIQADTLNLIQGGLTAGSTGSEASCAATLQACNMLIGRLKPVLDRLQQQSENVSWDTLISQVPELWSWYK, from the exons atggcggcggcgacggcagcggtggtTGAGAGGCTGGTGTTCGCGTTGAACGGGCGGCGGTAcgaggtggccgccgccgacgtggACCCGTCGACGAGGCTGGTGGAGTTCATCCGGACGCGGACGCCGTTCAAGGGCACCAAGCTCGGCTGCGGCGAAG GTGGTTGTGGGGCTTGTGTTGTCCTTATAGCAAAGTATAACCCCAAGACGGATGAAGTGACTGAATTTAACGCAAGTTCATGCCTGACACTTCTTTACAGTATAAATTTCTGTTCAGTTATCACGACTGAGGGTCTGGGGAATACTCAGGATGGCTTTCATGCTGTTCAGAAAAGGATGTCTGGGTTTCATGCCTCTCAGTGTGGCTTCTGCACTCCTGGAATGTGCATGTCTATTTTCGCCTCCCTTATCAATGCTGACAAATCCAAGAGGCCCGAACCACCAAAAGGGTTCTCAAAACTAAAAGTATCAGAAGCAGAAAAAGCCTTCTCAGGGAACATGTGTAGATGCACTGGTTATCGTCCAATTGTTGATGCCTGCAGAAGTTTTGCATCAGATGTTGACTTGGAGGATTTGGGCCTTAATATATTCTGGAAGAGAAGCGATAAGAATCCAGACGTTAGTGAATTGCCAAGTTACACTCTTGGTGGTGGAGTCTGCACTTTCCCAGACTTCCTAAAATCTGAGATAAAATCTTCTCTTAACCATCTGAATGATGTTTATATTTCAGCATCCAGGGAGGGTTGGTATCATCCGAGAAGTATCAAAGAGTATTATGAGCTAATAAATTCTTGTTTATATAGTGACTCTGTCAAAGTGGTTGTTGGGCATACTAGTAGTGGTGTACCCGGATACAAGGATCAAGACCTCTACAATAAGTATATTGACATAAGTGGCATTCCCGAACTTTCAAATATTGTGAAAAAAGAGTCAGGCTTTGAAATTGGAGCTGCTACAACAATTTCTAGGACCATTGAGATACTTAAGCAAGAATGTGAATCTATATCCTCTCCAAATGGCTGTGTAGTTTTCAGAAAACTTGCTGACCACATGAGCAAAGTTGCCAACCCGTTTGTCCGCAACACAGCTAGTATTGGAGGAAACATAATTTTGGCACAAAAATACCCATTTCCCTCAGACATTGCAACCATACTTCTCGGTGCTGGCGCAACTGTTTGTCTTCAGGTTGTTACAGAACGAAGGCAAATTACTTTGGAAGAGTTCCTAGAGCAGCCTCCTTTGGATCCTACTACTTTACTCCTGAGCATATTTATTCCACATTGGATTTCAGATTATCAAGCAGAAACAAGCTTGTTATTTGAAACTTACCGAGCAGCACCTCGTCCTCTTGGCAATGCTGTTTCATATGTAAATTGTGCATTCTTGGGGCTTTCTTCTGTGGATGAACAATCAGATACTCTTGTATTGAGTAATCTGCGCTTGGCTTTTGGTGCATATGGGACAGAACATGCTATAAGAGCCAAGATGGTGGAGAAATTCCTAACTGGTAAATCACTTACTGCATTGGTTGTACTAGGAGCAGTTCGGTTACTTAGAGAAACGATTGTACCAATGGAGGGAACATCACATCCTGAATATAGAGTCAGTGCAGCTGTTGGGTTCCTCTTTAGTTTCCTATCTCCGCTTGCCAAAGGCATCCCAGAGCCTGGAAAAGCTCTGACCAGTGGCTGGTCTGATTCAGCAGATACAGATGATGTACGTAACCTGCCGTTGTCATCACGTCGAGAAACAATTTCCAACGGCGATTATAAACCGGTTGGTGAGCCAATTAAGAAGTATGCCGTTGAACTTCAAGCTTCTG GGGAGGCAgtttatgtggatgatattcCTGCTCCAAAGAATTGCCTCTATGGGGAATTTATTTACAGCACACAACCTCTTGCTTATGTCAAGAATATTAAGTTCAAATCTTCTTTAGCATCAACTAAGATCATCAATGTTGTTACTGCGAAGGATATTCCACGTGGAGGAGAAAATATTGGATCTTCCTTCGTGTTTGGGGATGAGCCATTGTTTGGGGATCCAATTGCTGAGTATGCTGGACAAGCTCTAGGCATTGTG ATTGCAGAAACACAGAGGTATGCTGACATGGCAGCTAAGCAGGTTATTATTGAATATGACACAAAAGATTTGAGTCCACCGGTCTTAACTGTGGAACAAGCTGTGGAAAACAGTAGCTACTTCAGTATTCCCCAAGAATATTCTCCtaaagaagttggtgatttctcgAGGGGCATGGCAGAAGCTGATCACAAGATCCCAGCAGCAGAA GTAAAACTGGCCTCTGAGTACTACTTCTACATGGAAACACAAACAGCACTTGCAATTCCAGATGAGGATAATACCTTGGTAGTCTACAGTTCGTCGCAGTATCCTGAGTTTGCGCAACGTGTCATAGCAAGGTGCCTGGGCATTCCATTCAGTAATGTGCGTGTCATTACAAGAAGGGTTGGAGGAGGCTTTGGAGGAAAGGCATTCAGATCATTCCAA GTCGCAACGGCAGCTGCACTTTGTGCATACAAGCTACGACGTCCTGTCCGAATGTACCTTAATCGCAACACTGATATGGTAATGGTTGGTGGTAGGCACCCAGTGAAAGCTTGTTATTCTGTTGGATTCAAATCTGATGGGAAAATTACAGCCTTGCATCTAGATTTATTAATTAACGCTGGGATATCTCCAGATGCAAGCCCCATTATACCAGGCACTATTATATCTAGTGTCAAGAAATACAACTGGGGTGCTCTGTCATTTGACATCAAACTCTGCAAAACAAATAATACATCTAAATCTGTTATGCGTGCTCCGGGAGACACACAAGGCTCTCTAATTGCTGATGCTATAATTGAACATGTCGCGTCCGTGCTTTCAGTTGATGCTAACAGCGTGAGGGAAAAGAATTTTCACACCTATGATACTCTTCAGCTGTTCTACCCAGACAATGCAGGCGAAGCTTCTGAGTACACATTACATTCAATTTTTGATAGATTGGCATCAACTTCAAGCTACCTTGATCGAGCTGAATCCATAAAGCAGTTTAACAGTAGCAACAAGTGGTGGAAACGCGGCATCTCTTGTGTGCCCCTCATTTTCAGAGCTGAACAGAAGCCAGCTCCAGCACGGGTTTCTGTGCTCAATGATGGCTCCATAGTGGTGGAGGTTGGAGGAATCGAAATCGGGCAAGGACTGTGGACTAAAGTACAACAGATGACGGCCTTTGCTCTAGGACAATTGTGGGAAAATGGGTATGAAGATCTTCTTGAGAGAGTGCGTGTTATACAGGCTGACACTTTGAACTTAATACAAGGTGGACTTACTGCTGGTAGCACTGGATCTGAAGCTAGTTGCGCCGCAACCCTGCAGGCGTGCAATATGCTGATTGGCAGATTAAAGCCAGTCTTGGATAGGCTGCAGCAGCAATCTGAAAATGTCTCATGGGATACTTTGATTTCTCAG GTACCTGAACTATGGAGCTGGTATAAGTGA